The Stenotrophomonas rhizophila genome has a window encoding:
- a CDS encoding ABC-F family ATP-binding cassette domain-containing protein has protein sequence MISLRNFALRRGERLLLSNVDLTLHAGYRVGVVGRNGAGKSSLFAAVQGELEADKGDVDLPGKIRIASVAQETPALQDPALQFVLEGDTEVAAVLREEAEATAREDWEAVANAHQKMAEIGAYDAESRAGKLLHGLGFPSDTHSRPVATFSGGWRARLNLARALMMPSDLLLLDEPTNHLDLDAVFWLEQWLLKYPGTLLLISHDREFLDNVATHTLHLHGGGAKLYPGGYTDFERQRAEQLRQQQIAHEKEQAERAHLQSFIDRFKALASKATQAQSRMKRLAKLTGTEAVRAEREFRIEFAPPAKLPFSLIRLNDVDAGYSPDAVILHNVGFGLEAGQRIGLLGPNGAGKTTLVRTLVGELDPVSGDRSAHPDLRIGYFAQHTVESLHEGQSPMDHFRDISPDGSNQSFRDFLGKWNFAGDRAFEPVDGFSGGERARLALAMIAWQQPNVLLLDEPTNHLDLEMREALAEALATFEGAIVMVSHDRHLIGLVCDTFWRVADGVVEPFDGDLDEYAAWLRSRPAAQGTKQKMAAAAPEPVPPTPPLPPKKTVNPVKLASAEAKVNELEARLAELDRQLADPVNYADATRMAVLGRDRETTAQQLEKAEAAWMELMA, from the coding sequence ATGATTTCCCTTCGTAACTTCGCCTTGCGCCGCGGCGAGCGGCTGCTGTTGTCCAATGTCGACCTGACCCTGCATGCGGGCTACCGCGTGGGCGTGGTCGGCCGCAACGGAGCCGGCAAGTCCAGCCTGTTCGCGGCCGTGCAGGGCGAGCTGGAGGCCGACAAGGGCGATGTGGACCTGCCCGGCAAGATCCGCATCGCCAGCGTGGCCCAGGAAACCCCGGCGCTGCAGGACCCGGCGCTGCAGTTCGTGCTGGAAGGCGACACCGAAGTGGCGGCCGTGCTGCGCGAGGAAGCCGAGGCGACCGCGCGCGAGGACTGGGAAGCGGTGGCCAATGCGCACCAGAAGATGGCCGAGATCGGTGCGTACGATGCCGAATCCCGTGCGGGCAAGCTGCTGCATGGCCTGGGCTTCCCGTCCGATACCCATTCACGGCCGGTGGCGACGTTCTCCGGTGGCTGGCGCGCGCGACTGAACCTGGCGCGCGCGCTGATGATGCCCAGCGACCTGCTGCTGCTCGACGAACCGACCAACCACCTCGACCTGGACGCGGTGTTCTGGCTGGAACAATGGCTGCTCAAGTACCCGGGCACGCTGCTGCTGATCTCGCATGACCGCGAGTTCCTCGACAACGTGGCCACCCACACCCTGCACCTGCATGGCGGCGGCGCCAAGCTGTACCCGGGCGGCTACACCGACTTCGAGCGCCAGCGCGCCGAACAGCTGCGCCAGCAGCAGATCGCGCACGAGAAGGAACAGGCCGAGCGCGCCCACCTGCAGAGCTTCATCGACCGGTTCAAGGCGCTGGCCAGCAAGGCAACGCAGGCACAGAGCCGCATGAAGCGCCTGGCCAAACTGACCGGCACCGAAGCGGTGCGCGCCGAGCGCGAGTTCCGCATCGAGTTCGCGCCGCCGGCCAAGCTGCCGTTCTCGCTGATCCGCCTCAACGATGTGGATGCCGGTTACAGCCCGGACGCGGTGATCCTGCACAACGTGGGCTTCGGCCTGGAGGCGGGGCAGCGCATCGGCCTGCTGGGACCCAACGGCGCGGGCAAGACCACGCTGGTGCGGACCCTGGTCGGTGAGCTGGACCCGGTGTCCGGCGATCGCTCGGCGCACCCGGACCTGCGCATCGGCTACTTCGCCCAGCACACGGTGGAGTCGCTGCATGAAGGCCAGTCGCCGATGGACCACTTCCGGGACATCTCCCCGGATGGCAGCAACCAGTCCTTCCGCGATTTCCTCGGCAAGTGGAACTTCGCCGGCGACCGTGCGTTCGAGCCGGTGGATGGTTTCTCCGGTGGTGAGCGCGCGCGCCTGGCGCTGGCGATGATTGCCTGGCAGCAGCCGAACGTGCTGCTGCTCGACGAACCGACCAACCACCTTGACCTGGAAATGCGCGAAGCGCTGGCCGAAGCGCTGGCGACCTTCGAAGGGGCGATCGTGATGGTCTCGCACGACCGCCACCTGATCGGCCTGGTCTGCGACACCTTCTGGCGCGTGGCTGACGGTGTGGTGGAGCCGTTCGACGGCGACCTGGACGAGTACGCAGCGTGGCTGCGTTCGCGCCCGGCCGCGCAGGGCACCAAACAGAAGATGGCCGCTGCCGCGCCGGAGCCGGTGCCGCCAACCCCGCCGCTGCCGCCGAAGAAGACCGTCAACCCGGTGAAGCTGGCCAGCGCCGAAGCCAAGGTCAACGAGCTGGAAGCTCGCTTGGCCGAGCTGGACCGCCAACTGGCCGACCCGGTCAACTACGCCGACGCCACCCGCATGGCGGTGCTCGGCCGCGACCGCGAAACCACCGCGCAGCAGCTGGAAAAAGCCGAAGCCGCGTGGATGGAATTGATGGCCTGA
- a CDS encoding TonB-dependent receptor plug domain-containing protein: protein MNRKTRTLAAAVAVALGASAFSVAAQDAPARATANTLDTVIVTGTRVADRTVAESQSPIDIITPEALQSTGTTELATALARALPSLNFPRPALTDGTSGIRPAQLRGLSPDQVLVLVNGKRRHTSAQINVNGSIGRGSSAVDINAIPIASIERVEVLRDGASAQYGSDAIAGVINIVLKGSSAGGSLALDAGQYSAGDGNKYQLSGDTGIGFADGRGSVHVAGQITQQDESNRAGPYQGTTPNTGNFPSVGQTTFVVGDPQVDATAASANASFQFSDHVSAYATALASNRDITSFAFYRSRTNSGQGALLAQTYPDGFVPEINQYSKDRSLVAGVKGDTESGWTWDVSYNHGTNKIDFHTRNSINYALGVDSPRSFYAGALEYTQDIGNVDITKQLDWGLAYPVTLSFGGEYRREKWEQSAGEPNSYFGTGAQGFGGFTPLNAVDADRDNYAVYAGLEADLTDKFSAGVTGRYEDYSDFGDKFSGKLSARYAFTDKVALRATASSGFRAPSLAQQSYQAVTSTIVNGVFVERGTFPTTSTAAQALGASPLKAESSTSYSVGLVLQPIDRLYLTVDAYQIDIDDRIILSTNITTNAATNALLADLGLPQVTAFSYFTNGVDTRTRGVDAVSSYTIPFSASSLELTAAYSYNDTEVKKFIASPAVFGSLGLTQSLIGRDEVGRIEDSYPRDKTILSGTWRSDHWDLNLAATRYGSFTVRNSATPTRDQTYDASWVLDASVAYKPSENWTLTLGADNLLDEYPDRTVDLQNSTWGMLPYSNYSPYGFNGAYVYGRVTYKW, encoded by the coding sequence ATGAACCGCAAGACCCGTACGCTTGCCGCCGCTGTTGCCGTCGCCCTCGGGGCCTCCGCCTTCAGTGTCGCCGCCCAGGACGCCCCTGCCCGCGCCACCGCCAACACCCTGGATACGGTCATCGTGACCGGCACCCGCGTGGCCGACCGCACCGTGGCCGAGTCGCAGTCGCCGATCGACATCATCACCCCCGAGGCGCTGCAGTCCACCGGCACCACCGAACTGGCCACCGCGCTGGCGCGTGCCCTGCCCTCGCTGAACTTTCCGCGCCCGGCGCTGACCGATGGCACCAGTGGCATCCGCCCGGCGCAGCTGCGCGGCCTGTCCCCGGACCAGGTACTGGTGCTGGTCAACGGCAAGCGCCGCCACACCTCGGCCCAGATCAACGTCAACGGCAGCATTGGCCGCGGCTCGTCGGCGGTGGACATCAACGCCATTCCGATCGCCTCCATCGAGCGCGTCGAAGTGCTGCGCGACGGCGCCTCGGCGCAGTACGGCTCGGACGCCATCGCCGGCGTGATCAACATCGTGCTCAAGGGCTCCAGCGCGGGCGGCAGCCTGGCCCTGGATGCCGGCCAGTACTCGGCCGGCGACGGCAACAAGTACCAGCTCTCCGGCGATACCGGCATCGGCTTCGCCGACGGCCGCGGCAGCGTGCACGTGGCCGGCCAGATCACCCAGCAGGACGAAAGCAACCGCGCCGGGCCCTACCAGGGCACCACGCCGAACACCGGCAACTTCCCCAGCGTGGGCCAGACCACCTTCGTGGTCGGCGACCCGCAGGTGGATGCCACCGCCGCCTCGGCCAATGCCAGCTTCCAGTTCAGCGACCACGTGTCGGCCTACGCCACCGCGCTGGCCAGCAACCGTGACATCACCTCGTTCGCGTTCTACCGCTCGCGCACCAACAGCGGCCAGGGCGCGCTGCTGGCGCAGACCTACCCGGACGGCTTCGTGCCGGAAATCAACCAGTATTCCAAGGACCGTTCGCTGGTGGCCGGCGTGAAGGGCGACACCGAAAGCGGCTGGACCTGGGACGTGAGCTACAATCACGGCACCAACAAGATCGACTTCCACACCCGCAACAGCATCAACTACGCGTTGGGCGTGGACAGCCCGCGTTCGTTCTACGCCGGTGCGCTGGAATACACCCAGGACATCGGCAACGTAGACATCACCAAGCAGCTGGACTGGGGCCTGGCCTACCCGGTCACGCTGTCCTTCGGCGGTGAGTACCGCCGTGAGAAGTGGGAACAGAGCGCGGGCGAGCCCAATTCCTACTTCGGCACCGGTGCGCAGGGCTTCGGCGGTTTCACCCCGCTCAATGCCGTCGATGCCGACCGCGACAACTACGCCGTCTACGCCGGCCTGGAAGCGGACCTGACCGACAAGTTCTCGGCCGGCGTCACCGGCCGCTATGAGGATTACTCGGACTTCGGCGACAAGTTCTCCGGCAAGCTGTCGGCCCGCTACGCCTTCACCGACAAGGTCGCGCTACGTGCCACCGCCTCGTCCGGCTTCCGCGCCCCGTCGCTTGCCCAGCAGAGCTACCAGGCGGTGACCAGCACCATCGTCAACGGCGTGTTTGTCGAACGCGGCACCTTCCCCACCACCAGCACCGCCGCGCAGGCGCTGGGCGCCAGCCCGCTGAAGGCCGAAAGCTCCACCTCCTACAGCGTGGGCCTGGTGCTGCAGCCGATCGACCGCCTCTACCTGACCGTGGATGCGTACCAGATCGACATCGACGACCGCATCATCCTGTCCACCAACATCACCACCAACGCTGCCACCAATGCGCTGCTGGCCGACCTGGGCCTCCCGCAAGTCACCGCGTTCTCCTACTTCACCAACGGCGTGGATACCCGCACCCGCGGCGTGGACGCGGTGTCCAGCTACACCATCCCGTTCAGTGCCAGCTCGCTGGAACTGACCGCGGCCTACAGCTACAACGACACCGAGGTGAAGAAGTTCATCGCCTCCCCGGCCGTGTTCGGCTCGCTGGGCCTGACCCAGTCGCTGATCGGCCGCGATGAAGTGGGCCGCATCGAAGACAGCTACCCGCGTGACAAGACCATCCTGAGCGGCACCTGGCGTTCGGACCACTGGGACCTGAACCTGGCCGCCACCCGCTACGGCTCGTTCACCGTGCGCAATTCGGCGACCCCGACCCGCGACCAGACCTACGATGCCTCGTGGGTGCTCGATGCCTCGGTGGCCTACAAGCCCAGCGAGAACTGGACCCTGACCCTGGGTGCGGACAACCTGCTGGACGAGTACCCCGACCGCACCGTGGACCTGCAGAACTCCACCTGGGGCATGCTCCCGTACAGCAACTACTCGCCGTACGGCTTCAATGGCGCTTACGTGTACGGCCGCGTGACCTATAAGTGGTGA
- the ybaL gene encoding YbaL family putative K(+) efflux transporter, with product MHHDTDLINIVAVGLGLAFILGALANKLRLSPLVGYLVAGICVGPFTPGFVADQALANQLAEIGVMLLMFGVGLHFSLKDLMAVKAIAIPGAVGQILVATLLGWGLAWLMGWPVIHGVVFGFALATASTVVLLRAMEERRLLETQRGKIAVGWLIVEDLACVLALVMMPVLAGVFGPDAANETHTVGSVLASIGWTFVQLGLFVAVMLVVGRRVIPWILERIAGTGSRELFTLAVLAIALGVAFGSAMLFGVSFALGAFFAGMLLNESELSHKAANDSLPLRDAFAVLFFVSVGMLFNPAILVEHPWQVLATAAIIMFGKSAAAFFIVRAFGHPNGTALTISASLAQIGEFAFIIAGLGVSLKILPPTGQALVLAGALISIMLNPLVFGLLDRWLVKHQETPAAAVETELPPGPSLDLHDHAIVIGYGRVGSALAQVLRDRGVPVLVIDDNKEHVAEAHAAGLPAIRGSAASDRVLAEAHPERAKIAVLAIPQPLEAGETLAKLRALNPGLTLLARAHSDAEVKHLLEHGADGTVMAERELAYSLAEMVMATPPYRNIGKHTIPVV from the coding sequence ATGCACCATGACACCGACCTGATCAACATCGTCGCCGTTGGCCTTGGGCTCGCCTTCATCCTGGGTGCGCTGGCCAACAAGCTGCGTTTGTCTCCGCTGGTCGGTTACCTGGTTGCGGGCATCTGCGTAGGACCGTTCACTCCCGGCTTCGTCGCCGACCAGGCGTTGGCCAACCAGCTGGCCGAAATCGGCGTGATGCTGCTGATGTTCGGTGTCGGCCTGCACTTCTCATTGAAAGACCTGATGGCGGTCAAGGCGATCGCCATTCCCGGCGCGGTCGGCCAGATCCTGGTCGCCACCCTGCTGGGCTGGGGCCTTGCCTGGCTGATGGGCTGGCCGGTGATCCACGGCGTGGTGTTCGGCTTCGCGTTGGCCACCGCCAGTACCGTGGTGCTGCTGCGCGCAATGGAAGAACGCCGCCTGCTGGAAACCCAGCGCGGCAAGATCGCGGTCGGCTGGCTGATCGTCGAAGACCTGGCCTGCGTGCTGGCCCTGGTGATGATGCCGGTGCTGGCCGGCGTGTTCGGCCCGGATGCCGCCAATGAAACCCACACCGTCGGCAGCGTGCTGGCCAGCATCGGCTGGACCTTCGTGCAGCTGGGCCTGTTCGTGGCGGTGATGCTGGTGGTCGGCCGGCGGGTCATTCCGTGGATCCTGGAGCGCATTGCCGGTACCGGCTCGCGCGAACTGTTCACCCTTGCGGTGCTGGCCATCGCACTGGGCGTGGCGTTCGGCTCGGCCATGCTGTTCGGCGTGTCGTTCGCGCTGGGCGCGTTCTTCGCCGGCATGCTGCTCAACGAATCCGAGCTCAGCCACAAGGCCGCCAACGATTCACTGCCGCTGCGCGATGCTTTCGCGGTGCTGTTCTTCGTCTCGGTGGGCATGCTGTTCAACCCGGCCATCCTGGTCGAACACCCGTGGCAGGTGCTGGCCACCGCCGCCATCATCATGTTCGGCAAGTCCGCTGCCGCGTTTTTCATCGTGCGTGCGTTCGGCCACCCCAACGGCACCGCGCTGACCATTTCGGCCAGCCTGGCGCAGATCGGCGAGTTCGCCTTCATCATCGCCGGCCTGGGCGTGAGCCTGAAGATCCTGCCGCCCACCGGCCAGGCACTGGTGCTGGCCGGCGCGCTGATCTCGATCATGCTCAACCCGCTGGTGTTCGGCCTGCTCGACCGCTGGCTGGTGAAGCACCAGGAGACCCCCGCCGCCGCCGTGGAAACCGAATTGCCGCCCGGCCCCTCGCTGGACCTGCACGACCACGCCATCGTGATCGGCTACGGCCGGGTCGGCAGCGCGCTGGCGCAGGTGCTGCGTGACCGCGGCGTGCCGGTGCTGGTGATCGATGACAACAAGGAGCATGTGGCCGAAGCACACGCCGCCGGGCTGCCGGCGATCCGTGGCAGTGCCGCCTCCGACCGCGTGCTGGCCGAAGCCCATCCCGAACGCGCCAAGATCGCGGTGCTGGCCATTCCGCAGCCGCTGGAGGCGGGCGAAACCCTGGCCAAGCTGCGCGCGCTCAACCCGGGCCTGACCCTGCTGGCGCGGGCGCACAGCGACGCCGAGGTCAAGCACCTGCTCGAACACGGCGCCGACGGCACGGTGATGGCCGAACGCGAACTGGCGTACTCGCTGGCCGAAATGGTCATGGCCACCCCGCCCTACCGCAACATCGGCAAGCACACCATTCCGGTGGTTTAA
- a CDS encoding M28 family metallopeptidase, which translates to MPLDISLVRRAQGEFNNRIAQPRGVQALPGRTGPLTVRNGQQWLVAALALSSAMAIGRMPPRGVRAPAGDPMPLPGARAQGGIDHQAVPMLGDAPTAPVVALEHIANGATLGCIASPRHCPQTLAASLLTYGALTASTIGSGVLGYALGRSTAPAAGTEASRESSPSLPQSLYALLPDEQRMQLLQIVRDCGTDAAACTAPAIRSLLQELPEATRRQIMVTLGVARHAETHTHGGWPAGADAAALAPMLSWVDWAADLLGSVVSPAQACFQLDLEQIAQATLEAQQPGMTGAQREVAANIARFDTLRALFRRDGHTLQQLPFSGSTRDSFGFDRTYNGCNLMLEFAGAGTPRRTLMVLAHGDMTGAREGSSGASDNGTGLATLLALARKLGAATLPDGVRVQLLVSDLEEHGMLGAKAFVERCLAQASCPDVALNLDMTGRGDGMTLSGSDRHHFYMDGDSRALQPPPAPVTAAEAQLRGLLEAAAGQVGLTVHDSAGWVMQSDHIPFQRDGVPALGMNLADAADITLERDMQQARTRLWLANAEVDWSRFEHYLNGTLGPDETQAMETRMDAMEHAMHTYKALPLSRAMANIHNRHDQLDQVDPRRAMAALAVIENAIDAWVHAPAP; encoded by the coding sequence ATGCCGCTCGATATTTCGTTGGTCCGCCGCGCCCAGGGCGAGTTCAACAACAGGATCGCGCAGCCTCGCGGCGTGCAGGCGCTGCCAGGCCGGACGGGCCCGCTGACGGTACGAAACGGCCAGCAATGGCTGGTTGCCGCACTGGCCCTATCCTCGGCGATGGCCATCGGTCGCATGCCGCCGCGCGGCGTGAGGGCGCCGGCGGGCGACCCGATGCCATTGCCGGGCGCCAGGGCGCAGGGGGGCATCGATCACCAGGCCGTGCCGATGCTCGGCGATGCGCCAACGGCGCCCGTGGTCGCACTCGAACATATCGCCAATGGCGCCACGCTCGGCTGCATCGCGTCCCCCCGGCACTGTCCGCAGACGCTGGCCGCCAGCCTGCTGACCTACGGAGCGCTGACGGCCAGCACGATAGGAAGCGGTGTGTTGGGCTACGCACTGGGGCGTTCCACTGCGCCCGCAGCCGGCACCGAAGCGTCGCGAGAGTCATCCCCGTCCCTGCCGCAGTCGCTGTATGCGCTGCTGCCGGACGAGCAGCGCATGCAGCTGCTGCAGATCGTCCGCGACTGCGGCACCGATGCGGCGGCCTGCACCGCCCCGGCGATCCGGTCGCTGCTGCAGGAACTCCCTGAAGCCACCCGTCGGCAGATCATGGTGACGCTGGGCGTGGCCCGCCATGCTGAAACGCACACGCACGGCGGCTGGCCCGCCGGTGCCGACGCGGCCGCACTGGCGCCCATGCTGTCTTGGGTGGATTGGGCGGCGGACCTGCTGGGCAGCGTGGTGAGCCCGGCGCAGGCATGCTTCCAGCTGGATCTGGAGCAGATCGCACAGGCCACACTGGAGGCACAACAGCCGGGCATGACCGGTGCACAGCGCGAGGTAGCCGCCAACATCGCGCGTTTCGACACGCTTCGTGCGCTGTTCCGGCGCGACGGGCACACGCTGCAGCAGCTGCCGTTCTCCGGCAGCACCCGCGACTCCTTCGGCTTCGACCGGACCTATAACGGCTGCAATCTGATGTTGGAGTTTGCCGGCGCCGGCACCCCCCGACGCACGTTGATGGTGCTCGCCCATGGCGACATGACCGGCGCGCGCGAAGGCTCCAGCGGTGCCAGCGACAACGGCACCGGGCTGGCCACACTGCTGGCGCTGGCACGGAAGCTGGGCGCGGCAACGCTGCCCGACGGCGTTCGCGTCCAACTGCTGGTGTCGGATCTGGAGGAGCACGGCATGCTCGGCGCCAAAGCCTTCGTCGAACGATGCCTGGCGCAGGCCAGCTGCCCCGATGTGGCGCTCAATCTGGACATGACCGGGCGCGGCGACGGCATGACGTTGTCCGGCTCGGACCGCCACCACTTCTACATGGACGGTGATTCGCGTGCGCTGCAGCCACCGCCGGCTCCGGTCACCGCCGCCGAAGCGCAGCTGCGTGGGCTGCTCGAAGCCGCTGCCGGCCAGGTCGGCCTGACCGTGCATGACAGCGCGGGCTGGGTAATGCAGTCCGACCATATTCCCTTCCAGCGCGACGGCGTGCCGGCGCTGGGAATGAACCTGGCCGATGCGGCCGACATCACGCTTGAACGCGACATGCAGCAGGCGCGTACGCGGTTGTGGCTGGCCAATGCGGAGGTGGACTGGAGCCGGTTCGAGCACTACCTCAATGGCACCCTGGGACCGGATGAGACGCAGGCGATGGAAACGCGGATGGACGCCATGGAACACGCCATGCACACCTACAAGGCGTTGCCACTGTCACGCGCGATGGCCAACATCCACAACCGCCACGACCAGCTCGACCAGGTCGACCCGCGTCGCGCCATGGCCGCGCTCGCCGTGATCGAGAATGCCATCGACGCGTGGGTGCACGCGCCGGCGCCCTGA
- a CDS encoding O-acetylhomoserine aminocarboxypropyltransferase/cysteine synthase family protein: MSEPDTSLPPWKAETIAVHGGYRPDPTTRAVAVPIYQTVAYAFDDTQHAADLFDLKVPGNIYTRIMNPTTDVLEQRLAALEGGIGALALASGQAAITYAIQTIAEAGDNIVASSALYGGTYNLFAHTLPQFGIQTRFADYRDPDAFAGLIDDRTKAVFVESIGNPRGNITDIQAVADIAHAHGVPLIVDNTVATPYLQRSFDFGADIVVHSLTKYLGGHGTSVGGAIVDSGRFPWAEHKQRFRRLNEPDVSYHGVVYTEALGPAAYIGRARVVPLRNTGAALSPFNAFLILQGIETLALRLDRINANALAIAGFLRDHAKVAWVNYAALPDHPEHALVQRYLRGHGSGVLTFGLPGGRAAGARFLDALRLFTRLVNLGDAKSLATHPASTTHRQLDAAELERAGVSEDTVRLSIGIEHVDDLLADLEQALAKA; encoded by the coding sequence ATGTCGGAACCGGACACCTCGCTGCCGCCGTGGAAAGCGGAAACCATCGCCGTGCATGGCGGGTATCGCCCGGACCCGACCACGCGCGCGGTGGCGGTGCCGATCTACCAGACCGTGGCCTACGCATTCGACGATACCCAGCACGCGGCGGACCTGTTCGACCTCAAGGTGCCAGGCAACATCTACACGCGCATCATGAACCCGACCACCGACGTGCTGGAGCAGCGCCTGGCGGCGCTGGAAGGCGGCATCGGCGCACTGGCGCTGGCATCGGGGCAGGCGGCCATCACCTATGCGATCCAGACCATCGCCGAAGCGGGCGACAACATCGTGGCGTCCAGCGCGTTGTATGGAGGCACCTACAACCTGTTCGCGCACACCCTGCCGCAGTTCGGCATCCAGACCCGGTTCGCCGATTACCGCGACCCGGATGCGTTCGCCGGCCTCATCGATGACCGCACCAAGGCGGTGTTCGTCGAATCCATCGGCAACCCGCGCGGCAACATCACCGACATCCAGGCGGTGGCCGACATCGCGCATGCGCACGGGGTGCCGCTGATCGTCGACAACACGGTGGCCACCCCGTACCTGCAGCGCTCGTTCGACTTCGGCGCCGACATCGTGGTGCACTCGCTGACCAAATACCTGGGCGGGCACGGCACCAGCGTCGGCGGGGCGATCGTGGATTCGGGCCGGTTCCCGTGGGCCGAACACAAGCAGCGCTTCCGCCGCCTCAACGAGCCGGACGTGAGCTACCACGGCGTGGTCTATACCGAGGCGCTGGGTCCTGCGGCCTACATCGGGCGTGCCCGGGTGGTGCCGCTGCGCAATACCGGCGCGGCACTGTCGCCGTTCAATGCCTTCCTGATCCTGCAGGGCATCGAAACGCTGGCGCTGCGGCTGGACCGGATCAATGCCAACGCGCTCGCCATTGCCGGTTTCCTGCGCGACCACGCCAAGGTGGCGTGGGTGAACTACGCAGCGCTGCCCGATCACCCCGAGCACGCGCTGGTGCAGCGTTACCTGCGCGGGCATGGCTCGGGTGTGCTGACCTTCGGCCTGCCGGGTGGCCGCGCGGCGGGTGCGCGCTTCCTGGATGCCCTGCGGCTGTTTACCCGGTTGGTGAACCTGGGCGATGCCAAGTCGCTGGCCACCCATCCGGCATCGACCACGCACCGCCAGCTGGACGCGGCGGAACTGGAACGCGCCGGGGTGAGCGAAGACACCGTGCGGTTGTCGATCGGCATCGAACACGTTGACGACCTGCTGGCCGATCTGGAGCAGGCGCTGGCCAAGGCGTGA